A portion of the Drosophila sechellia strain sech25 chromosome 2R, ASM438219v1, whole genome shotgun sequence genome contains these proteins:
- the LOC6609122 gene encoding uncharacterized protein LOC6609122 isoform X4: MHVKHTQRRVSGPGAFGTFTNDQRASRDNLSPDNQQQQRHSHSHQHLVRQSLVSLSNGQPAASAAPDSVSLLRAGDDQQQHLQQPQLQQQQQQQQQQQHLQQQQQRHRSSSSRLSTSGISKQNSSDSRSGLRILDSSHSPVSCGTQSVSSTGGQSALYDACHEYSRSLSAAAAEGAASLLKSHYSDQQLAQPDPDPEPDPERDRDRDRDRDRDRERERRHLTNLNLNLSSEYDYSGSDKQQLVNETYIFKCIANSPSFLRTNKIKEQSKKLRNLSLKTRTAKKKGQIISKSNAVSDNSLHPGDKYLNLYLVEKKHSLQPQVASTSSSINTPHPQASSAPASSSSTCTKAPQLPALSAVAARQQQLLLNGSLKGKGQSQSQGQSRQTLPGHRASVRSESGSGSSHTIPATGKSPPVPQSLAAKISSSASGSKNCNLLSASSNSCHKLHAHAQGSGAGSGSGSGSGPPGHSHYAAASPKSSVSSNGHLNKYCLTDLTRRKAEFNRQLSAPTDYTHHSSSNGSQQEGSSEANEGHEPVGESTITVASAGVSYPHPYSYPYHYAHHASSATAPANLKASLQLHSFGSHHPCPYPARPTSTSCTNSFNRRHIRRHKGKLGDRLLSGDSEESVRCSYCSVLNVNDNDLRISFENTCTDSLVTAFDDEALLICDQGTEMVHFDDVSLYGTPKEEPMPNIPIVSEKVSANFLKSQLQSWFQPTDNRLAMKLFGSRKALVKERIRQKTSGHWVIHPCSSFRFYWDLCMLLLLVANLIILPVAISFFNDDLSTRWIAFNCLSDTIFLIDIVVNFRTGIMQQDNAEQVILDPKLIAKHYLRTWFFLDLISSIPLDYIFLIFNQDFSDSFQILHAGRALRILRLAKLLSLVRLLRLSRLVRYVSQWEEVYILQNLQKKSADRRGRMNRKDKDGLTKSNLILKFLNMASVFMRIFNLICMMLLIGHWSGCLQFLVPMLQGFPSNSWVSINELQESYWLEQYSWALFKAMSHMLCIGYGRFPPQSLTDMWLTMLSMISGATCYALFLGHATNLIQSLDSSRRQYREKVKQVEEYMAYRKLPRDMRQRITEYFEHRYQGKFFDEELILGELSEKLREDVINYNCRSLVASVPFFANADSNFVSDVVTKLKYEVFQPGDIIIKEGTIGTKMYFIQEGVVDIVMANGEVATSLSDGSYFGEICLLTNARRVASVRAETYCNLFSLSVDHFNCVLDQYPLMRKTMETVAAERLNKIGKNPNIMHQKDEQLSNPESNTITAVVNALAAEADDCKDDDMDLKENLLHGSESSIAEPVQTIREGLPRPRSGEFRALFEGNTP, translated from the exons ATGCACGTTAAACACACTCAGCGCCGAGTCAGCGGTCCTGGAGCCTTCGGAACCTTTACCAACGATCAACG TGCCAGCCGCGACAACTTGAGCCCGGacaaccagcagcagcagcggcactCGCACTCGCACCAGCACTTGGTGCGCCAGTCTCTGGTGAGTCTCAGCAACGGCCAGCCGGCGGCATCGGCGGCGCCGGACAGCGTCTCGCTGCTGCGAGCGGGCGAtgaccagcagcagcatctccAGCAGCcacaactgcagcaacagcagcagcagcagcagcagcagcagcaccttcaacagcaacagcaacggcaccgcagcagcagcagtcgacTATCGACGAGCGGCATCTCCAAGCAGAACTCATCGGACAGCAGGAGCGGACTGCGCATCCTCGACAGCAGCCACAGTCCGGTGAGCTGTGGCACCCAGAGCGTGAGCAGCACTGGTGGCCAGTCGGCGCTCTACGATGCCTGTCACGAGTATTCGCGCAGCTTGAGTGCAGCTGCCGCTGAAGGAGCCGCGTCGCTGCTCAAGAGCCACTACAGTGACCAGCAGTTGGCGCAGCCGGATCCAGACCCAGAACCGGATCCGGAaagggatcgggatcgggatagGGACAGGGATAGAGACAGAGAACGGGAGCGTCGCCACCTGACCAACCTCAATCTCAATCTAAGCAGCGAGTACGACTACAGCGGAAGTGATAAGCAGCAGCTTGTCAACGAGACGTACATCTTCAAGTGCATCGCCAACAGTCCTTCGTTCCTGCGCACCAACAAGATCAAGGAGCAGTCCAAGAAGCTGCGGAATCTCTCCCTCAAGACACGCACCGCCAAGAAGAAGGGCCAGATCATCTCCAAGTCGAACGCGGTGTCGGATAACTCGCTGCATCCGGGCGACAAGTACCTGAACTTGTATCTGGTGGAGAAGAAGCACTCGCTGCAGCCGCAGGTGGCCTCCACGTCGAGTTCCATCAACACCCCGCATCCGCAGGCTTCCTCCGCGCCAGCCAGTTCGTCCTCCACCTGCACCAAGGCGCCGCAGTTGCCCGCCTTGTCGGCGGTTGCTGCCCGCCAGCAGCAGTTGTTGCTAAACGGATCGCTGAAGGGCAAGGGACAGAGTCAGAGTCAGGGGCAGAGCCGGCAGACGCTGCCCGGCCATCGGGCGTCGGTGAGGAGCGAGAGTGGAAGCGGGAGCAGCCACACCATTCCGGCGACGGGCAAGAGTCCGCCGGTGCCGCAATCGCTGGCGGCCAAGATCAGCAGCTCGGCAAGCGGCAGCAAGAACTGCAATTTGCTCAGCGCCAGCAGCAACTCATGCCACAAGCTGCACGCCCACGCCCAAGGATCGGGAGCAGGATCGGGATCTGGATCGGGATCAGGACCACCCGGACACAGTCACTACGCGGCCGCCTCGCCCAAGAGCTCGGTCAGCAGCAACGGTCATCTGAACAAGTACTGCCTCACGGACCTCACGCGCCGCAAGGCCGAGTTCAATCGCCAGCTGAGCGCGCCCACGGACTACACGCACCACTCCTCCAGCAACGGATCGCAGCAGGAGGGCTCCTCGGAGGCCAACGAGGGCCACGAACCGGTCGGCGAGTCCACCATCACCGTAGCCAGCGCCGGCGTATCGTATCCGCATCCGTACTCCTATCCGTATCACTACGCGCACCACGCCTCCTCGGCCACAGCGCCCGCCAATCTCAAGGCGTCGCTGCAGCTGCACAGCTTCGGGAGCCACCATCCGTGTCCTTATCCGGCAAGGCCCACGTCCACGTCGTGCACCAACAGCTTCAATCGGCGCCACATCCGCCGGCACAAGGGCAAGCTCGGCGATCG ACTGCTGAGCGGGGATAGCGAGGAATCGGTGCGCTGCTCCTACTGCTCGGTGCTGAATGTGAACGACAACGACCTGCGCATTTCGTTCGAGAACACCTGCACCGATTCGCTGGTAACCGCTTTCGATGATGAAGCCCTGCTAATATGCGACCAAGGAACCGAAATG GTACACTTTGATGACGTGTCGTTGTACGGCACTCCGAAAGAGGAGCCCATGCCCAACATACCGATCGTGTCGGAAAAAGTCTCTGCGAATTTCCTAAAAAGTCAATTGCAATCATGGTTCCAGCCGACGGACAACCGACTGGCCATGAAACTGTTTGGCAGCCGAAAGGCGCTGGTCAAGGAGCGCATACGTCAGAAAACTTCCGGGCACTGGGTCATACACCCGTGCAGTTCATTCAG GTTTTACTGGGACCTTTGCATGCTTTTATTATTAGTAGCAAATCTTATTATCCTGCCAGTCGCAATATCATTCTTCAACGATGATCTGAGCACACGATGGATTGCCTTCAACTGCCTAAGTGATACTATTTTTTTAATAGATATTGTAGTCAATTTTAGAACAG GAATTATGCAACAAGACAACGCTGAACAAGTAATATTGGATCCAAAGCTTATAGCTAAACACTATTTAAGAACTTGGTTTTTTCTCGATTTGATTTCGTCGATACCGCtagattatatatttttaattttcaatcaA GATTTCTCTGATTCTTTTCAAATATTGCATGCCGGACGCGCCCTGCGCATCCTGCGCCTGGCCAAGCTTCTATCCCTGGTGCGACTGCTCCGCCTTTCCCGCCTCGTGCGCTACGTGTCCCAATGGGAGGAGGTCTAT ATTCTGCAGAATCTACAGAAAAAAAGTGCTGATCGCAGAGGGAGAATGAACAGAAAAGACAAAGATGGCTTGACAAAAAGCAACCTAATTCTCAAG TTCCTCAATATGGCCTCGGTCTTCATGAGGATcttcaatttaatttgcatgatGCTCCTGATCGGCCATTGGAGCGGTTGCTTGCAGTTCTTAGTGCCAATGTTGCAGGGTTTTCCATCCAACTCCTGGGTCTCCATCAACGAGTTGCAG GAATCGTACTGGCTGGAGCAGTATTCGTGGGCattgttcaaggccatgtcgCACATGCTCTGCATAGGCtacggcag ATTCCCGCCACAATCACTGACAGACATGTGGCTGACGATGCTATCGATGATATCCGGGGCCACCTGTTACGCATTGTTCCTCGGTCACGCGACCAATCTCATCCAGAGCTTGGACTCCAGCCGGCGCCAGTATCGCGAGAAGGTCAAACAGGTGGAGGAGTACATGGCCTACCGCAAGCTGCCACGCGACATGCGGCAGCGCATCACGGAATACTTCGAGCATCGGTACCAGGGTAAATTCTTCGATGAAGAGTTGATACTTGGCGAGTTGAGCGAAAAACTGCGCGAGGATGTCATCAACTACAACTGCAG ATCCCTCGTGGCGTCAGTGCCTTTTTTTGCTAATGCCGATTCGAATTTCGTTTCCGACGTAGTTACCAAACTGAAATACGAAGTTTTCCAACCAG GTGATATTATCATAAAGGAGGGTACGATCGGTACTAAGATGTACTTCATACAGGAGGGCGTGGTGGACATTGTCATGGCCAACGGCGAG GTTGCCACCTCACTTTCGGATGGGTCCTACTTCGGTGAGATCTGTCTGCTGACCAATGCGCGTCGTGTGGCCAGCGTGCGAGCCGAAACCTATTGCAATCTATTCTCGTTGAGCGTGGATCATTTCAATTGCGTTCTGGATCAGTATCCGCTGATGCGCAAGACCATGGAGACTGTGGCCGCCGAGCGGTTAAACAAGATCGGCAAGAATCCAAACATAATGCATCAGAAGGACGAGCAGCTGAGCAATCCGGAGTCGAACACGATTACGGCTGTGGTTAATGCCCTGGCTGCCGAGGCGGATGACTGCAAAGATGA TGACATGGATCTCAAGGAGAATTTACTGCATGGGTCAGAGTCGAGCATTGCTGAGCCGGTGCAGACGATACGTGAGGGTCTCCCGAGGCCACGGAGCGGGGAGTTCCGTGCCTTGTTCGAGGGTAACACTCCATGA
- the LOC6609122 gene encoding uncharacterized protein LOC6609122 isoform X8, translating into MHVKHTQRRVSGPGAFGTFTNDQRASRDNLSPDNQQQQRHSHSHQHLVRQSLVSLSNGQPAASAAPDSVSLLRAGDDQQQHLQQPQLQQQQQQQQQQQHLQQQQQRHRSSSSRLSTSGISKQNSSDSRSGLRILDSSHSPVSCGTQSVSSTGGQSALYDACHEYSRSLSAAAAEGAASLLKSHYSDQQLAQPDPDPEPDPERDRDRDRDRDRDRERERRHLTNLNLNLSSEYDYSGSDKQQLVNETYIFKCIANSPSFLRTNKIKEQSKKLRNLSLKTRTAKKKGQIISKSNAVSDNSLHPGDKYLNLYLVEKKHSLQPQVASTSSSINTPHPQASSAPASSSSTCTKAPQLPALSAVAARQQQLLLNGSLKGKGQSQSQGQSRQTLPGHRASVRSESGSGSSHTIPATGKSPPVPQSLAAKISSSASGSKNCNLLSASSNSCHKLHAHAQGSGAGSGSGSGSGPPGHSHYAAASPKSSVSSNGHLNKYCLTDLTRRKAEFNRQLSAPTDYTHHSSSNGSQQEGSSEANEGHEPVGESTITVASAGVSYPHPYSYPYHYAHHASSATAPANLKASLQLHSFGSHHPCPYPARPTSTSCTNSFNRRHIRRHKGKLGDRLLSGDSEESVRCSYCSVLNVNDNDLRISFENTCTDSLVTAFDDEALLICDQGTEMVHFDDVSLYGTPKEEPMPNIPIVSEKVSANFLKSQLQSWFQPTDNRLAMKLFGSRKALVKERIRQKTSGHWVIHPCSSFRFYWDLCMLLLLVANLIILPVAISFFNDDLSTRWIAFNCLSDTIFLIDIVVNFRTGIMQQDNAEQVILDPKLIAKHYLRTWFFLDLISSIPLDYIFLIFNQDFSDSFQILHAGRALRILRLAKLLSLVRLLRLSRLVRYVSQWEEVYFLNMASVFMRIFNLICMMLLIGHWSGCLQFLVPMLQGFPSNSWVSINELQESYWLEQYSWALFKAMSHMLCIGYGRFPPQSLTDMWLTMLSMISGATCYALFLGHATNLIQSLDSSRRQYREKVKQVEEYMAYRKLPRDMRQRITEYFEHRYQGKFFDEELILGELSEKLREDVINYNCRSLVASVPFFANADSNFVSDVVTKLKYEVFQPGDIIIKEGTIGTKMYFIQEGVVDIVMANGEVATSLSDGSYFGEICLLTNARRVASVRAETYCNLFSLSVDHFNCVLDQYPLMRKTMETVAAERLNKIGKNPNIMHQKDEQLSNPESNTITAVVNALAAEADDCKDDDMDLKENLLHGSESSIAEPVQTIREGLPRPRSGEFRALFEGNTP; encoded by the exons ATGCACGTTAAACACACTCAGCGCCGAGTCAGCGGTCCTGGAGCCTTCGGAACCTTTACCAACGATCAACG TGCCAGCCGCGACAACTTGAGCCCGGacaaccagcagcagcagcggcactCGCACTCGCACCAGCACTTGGTGCGCCAGTCTCTGGTGAGTCTCAGCAACGGCCAGCCGGCGGCATCGGCGGCGCCGGACAGCGTCTCGCTGCTGCGAGCGGGCGAtgaccagcagcagcatctccAGCAGCcacaactgcagcaacagcagcagcagcagcagcagcagcagcaccttcaacagcaacagcaacggcaccgcagcagcagcagtcgacTATCGACGAGCGGCATCTCCAAGCAGAACTCATCGGACAGCAGGAGCGGACTGCGCATCCTCGACAGCAGCCACAGTCCGGTGAGCTGTGGCACCCAGAGCGTGAGCAGCACTGGTGGCCAGTCGGCGCTCTACGATGCCTGTCACGAGTATTCGCGCAGCTTGAGTGCAGCTGCCGCTGAAGGAGCCGCGTCGCTGCTCAAGAGCCACTACAGTGACCAGCAGTTGGCGCAGCCGGATCCAGACCCAGAACCGGATCCGGAaagggatcgggatcgggatagGGACAGGGATAGAGACAGAGAACGGGAGCGTCGCCACCTGACCAACCTCAATCTCAATCTAAGCAGCGAGTACGACTACAGCGGAAGTGATAAGCAGCAGCTTGTCAACGAGACGTACATCTTCAAGTGCATCGCCAACAGTCCTTCGTTCCTGCGCACCAACAAGATCAAGGAGCAGTCCAAGAAGCTGCGGAATCTCTCCCTCAAGACACGCACCGCCAAGAAGAAGGGCCAGATCATCTCCAAGTCGAACGCGGTGTCGGATAACTCGCTGCATCCGGGCGACAAGTACCTGAACTTGTATCTGGTGGAGAAGAAGCACTCGCTGCAGCCGCAGGTGGCCTCCACGTCGAGTTCCATCAACACCCCGCATCCGCAGGCTTCCTCCGCGCCAGCCAGTTCGTCCTCCACCTGCACCAAGGCGCCGCAGTTGCCCGCCTTGTCGGCGGTTGCTGCCCGCCAGCAGCAGTTGTTGCTAAACGGATCGCTGAAGGGCAAGGGACAGAGTCAGAGTCAGGGGCAGAGCCGGCAGACGCTGCCCGGCCATCGGGCGTCGGTGAGGAGCGAGAGTGGAAGCGGGAGCAGCCACACCATTCCGGCGACGGGCAAGAGTCCGCCGGTGCCGCAATCGCTGGCGGCCAAGATCAGCAGCTCGGCAAGCGGCAGCAAGAACTGCAATTTGCTCAGCGCCAGCAGCAACTCATGCCACAAGCTGCACGCCCACGCCCAAGGATCGGGAGCAGGATCGGGATCTGGATCGGGATCAGGACCACCCGGACACAGTCACTACGCGGCCGCCTCGCCCAAGAGCTCGGTCAGCAGCAACGGTCATCTGAACAAGTACTGCCTCACGGACCTCACGCGCCGCAAGGCCGAGTTCAATCGCCAGCTGAGCGCGCCCACGGACTACACGCACCACTCCTCCAGCAACGGATCGCAGCAGGAGGGCTCCTCGGAGGCCAACGAGGGCCACGAACCGGTCGGCGAGTCCACCATCACCGTAGCCAGCGCCGGCGTATCGTATCCGCATCCGTACTCCTATCCGTATCACTACGCGCACCACGCCTCCTCGGCCACAGCGCCCGCCAATCTCAAGGCGTCGCTGCAGCTGCACAGCTTCGGGAGCCACCATCCGTGTCCTTATCCGGCAAGGCCCACGTCCACGTCGTGCACCAACAGCTTCAATCGGCGCCACATCCGCCGGCACAAGGGCAAGCTCGGCGATCG ACTGCTGAGCGGGGATAGCGAGGAATCGGTGCGCTGCTCCTACTGCTCGGTGCTGAATGTGAACGACAACGACCTGCGCATTTCGTTCGAGAACACCTGCACCGATTCGCTGGTAACCGCTTTCGATGATGAAGCCCTGCTAATATGCGACCAAGGAACCGAAATG GTACACTTTGATGACGTGTCGTTGTACGGCACTCCGAAAGAGGAGCCCATGCCCAACATACCGATCGTGTCGGAAAAAGTCTCTGCGAATTTCCTAAAAAGTCAATTGCAATCATGGTTCCAGCCGACGGACAACCGACTGGCCATGAAACTGTTTGGCAGCCGAAAGGCGCTGGTCAAGGAGCGCATACGTCAGAAAACTTCCGGGCACTGGGTCATACACCCGTGCAGTTCATTCAG GTTTTACTGGGACCTTTGCATGCTTTTATTATTAGTAGCAAATCTTATTATCCTGCCAGTCGCAATATCATTCTTCAACGATGATCTGAGCACACGATGGATTGCCTTCAACTGCCTAAGTGATACTATTTTTTTAATAGATATTGTAGTCAATTTTAGAACAG GAATTATGCAACAAGACAACGCTGAACAAGTAATATTGGATCCAAAGCTTATAGCTAAACACTATTTAAGAACTTGGTTTTTTCTCGATTTGATTTCGTCGATACCGCtagattatatatttttaattttcaatcaA GATTTCTCTGATTCTTTTCAAATATTGCATGCCGGACGCGCCCTGCGCATCCTGCGCCTGGCCAAGCTTCTATCCCTGGTGCGACTGCTCCGCCTTTCCCGCCTCGTGCGCTACGTGTCCCAATGGGAGGAGGTCTAT TTCCTCAATATGGCCTCGGTCTTCATGAGGATcttcaatttaatttgcatgatGCTCCTGATCGGCCATTGGAGCGGTTGCTTGCAGTTCTTAGTGCCAATGTTGCAGGGTTTTCCATCCAACTCCTGGGTCTCCATCAACGAGTTGCAG GAATCGTACTGGCTGGAGCAGTATTCGTGGGCattgttcaaggccatgtcgCACATGCTCTGCATAGGCtacggcag ATTCCCGCCACAATCACTGACAGACATGTGGCTGACGATGCTATCGATGATATCCGGGGCCACCTGTTACGCATTGTTCCTCGGTCACGCGACCAATCTCATCCAGAGCTTGGACTCCAGCCGGCGCCAGTATCGCGAGAAGGTCAAACAGGTGGAGGAGTACATGGCCTACCGCAAGCTGCCACGCGACATGCGGCAGCGCATCACGGAATACTTCGAGCATCGGTACCAGGGTAAATTCTTCGATGAAGAGTTGATACTTGGCGAGTTGAGCGAAAAACTGCGCGAGGATGTCATCAACTACAACTGCAG ATCCCTCGTGGCGTCAGTGCCTTTTTTTGCTAATGCCGATTCGAATTTCGTTTCCGACGTAGTTACCAAACTGAAATACGAAGTTTTCCAACCAG GTGATATTATCATAAAGGAGGGTACGATCGGTACTAAGATGTACTTCATACAGGAGGGCGTGGTGGACATTGTCATGGCCAACGGCGAG GTTGCCACCTCACTTTCGGATGGGTCCTACTTCGGTGAGATCTGTCTGCTGACCAATGCGCGTCGTGTGGCCAGCGTGCGAGCCGAAACCTATTGCAATCTATTCTCGTTGAGCGTGGATCATTTCAATTGCGTTCTGGATCAGTATCCGCTGATGCGCAAGACCATGGAGACTGTGGCCGCCGAGCGGTTAAACAAGATCGGCAAGAATCCAAACATAATGCATCAGAAGGACGAGCAGCTGAGCAATCCGGAGTCGAACACGATTACGGCTGTGGTTAATGCCCTGGCTGCCGAGGCGGATGACTGCAAAGATGA TGACATGGATCTCAAGGAGAATTTACTGCATGGGTCAGAGTCGAGCATTGCTGAGCCGGTGCAGACGATACGTGAGGGTCTCCCGAGGCCACGGAGCGGGGAGTTCCGTGCCTTGTTCGAGGGTAACACTCCATGA
- the LOC6609122 gene encoding potassium/sodium hyperpolarization-activated cyclic nucleotide-gated channel 2 isoform X10, whose product MVHFDDVSLYGTPKEEPMPNIPIVSEKVSANFLKSQLQSWFQPTDNRLAMKLFGSRKALVKERIRQKTSGHWVIHPCSSFRFYWDLCMLLLLVANLIILPVAISFFNDDLSTRWIAFNCLSDTIFLIDIVVNFRTGIMQQDNAEQVILDPKLIAKHYLRTWFFLDLISSIPLDYIFLIFNQIMKLQDFSDSFQILHAGRALRILRLAKLLSLVRLLRLSRLVRYVSQWEEVYILQNLQKKSADRRGRMNRKDKDGLTKSNLILKFLNMASVFMRIFNLICMMLLIGHWSGCLQFLVPMLQGFPSNSWVSINELQESYWLEQYSWALFKAMSHMLCIGYGRFPPQSLTDMWLTMLSMISGATCYALFLGHATNLIQSLDSSRRQYREKVKQVEEYMAYRKLPRDMRQRITEYFEHRYQGKFFDEELILGELSEKLREDVINYNCRSLVASVPFFANADSNFVSDVVTKLKYEVFQPGDIIIKEGTIGTKMYFIQEGVVDIVMANGEVATSLSDGSYFGEICLLTNARRVASVRAETYCNLFSLSVDHFNCVLDQYPLMRKTMETVAAERLNKIGKNPNIMHQKDEQLSNPESNTITAVVNALAAEADDCKDDDMDLKENLLHGSESSIAEPVQTIREGLPRPRSGEFRALFEGNTP is encoded by the exons ATG GTACACTTTGATGACGTGTCGTTGTACGGCACTCCGAAAGAGGAGCCCATGCCCAACATACCGATCGTGTCGGAAAAAGTCTCTGCGAATTTCCTAAAAAGTCAATTGCAATCATGGTTCCAGCCGACGGACAACCGACTGGCCATGAAACTGTTTGGCAGCCGAAAGGCGCTGGTCAAGGAGCGCATACGTCAGAAAACTTCCGGGCACTGGGTCATACACCCGTGCAGTTCATTCAG GTTTTACTGGGACCTTTGCATGCTTTTATTATTAGTAGCAAATCTTATTATCCTGCCAGTCGCAATATCATTCTTCAACGATGATCTGAGCACACGATGGATTGCCTTCAACTGCCTAAGTGATACTATTTTTTTAATAGATATTGTAGTCAATTTTAGAACAG GAATTATGCAACAAGACAACGCTGAACAAGTAATATTGGATCCAAAGCTTATAGCTAAACACTATTTAAGAACTTGGTTTTTTCTCGATTTGATTTCGTCGATACCGCtagattatatatttttaattttcaatcaA attATGAAATTGCAGGATTTCTCTGATTCTTTTCAAATATTGCATGCCGGACGCGCCCTGCGCATCCTGCGCCTGGCCAAGCTTCTATCCCTGGTGCGACTGCTCCGCCTTTCCCGCCTCGTGCGCTACGTGTCCCAATGGGAGGAGGTCTAT ATTCTGCAGAATCTACAGAAAAAAAGTGCTGATCGCAGAGGGAGAATGAACAGAAAAGACAAAGATGGCTTGACAAAAAGCAACCTAATTCTCAAG TTCCTCAATATGGCCTCGGTCTTCATGAGGATcttcaatttaatttgcatgatGCTCCTGATCGGCCATTGGAGCGGTTGCTTGCAGTTCTTAGTGCCAATGTTGCAGGGTTTTCCATCCAACTCCTGGGTCTCCATCAACGAGTTGCAG GAATCGTACTGGCTGGAGCAGTATTCGTGGGCattgttcaaggccatgtcgCACATGCTCTGCATAGGCtacggcag ATTCCCGCCACAATCACTGACAGACATGTGGCTGACGATGCTATCGATGATATCCGGGGCCACCTGTTACGCATTGTTCCTCGGTCACGCGACCAATCTCATCCAGAGCTTGGACTCCAGCCGGCGCCAGTATCGCGAGAAGGTCAAACAGGTGGAGGAGTACATGGCCTACCGCAAGCTGCCACGCGACATGCGGCAGCGCATCACGGAATACTTCGAGCATCGGTACCAGGGTAAATTCTTCGATGAAGAGTTGATACTTGGCGAGTTGAGCGAAAAACTGCGCGAGGATGTCATCAACTACAACTGCAG ATCCCTCGTGGCGTCAGTGCCTTTTTTTGCTAATGCCGATTCGAATTTCGTTTCCGACGTAGTTACCAAACTGAAATACGAAGTTTTCCAACCAG GTGATATTATCATAAAGGAGGGTACGATCGGTACTAAGATGTACTTCATACAGGAGGGCGTGGTGGACATTGTCATGGCCAACGGCGAG GTTGCCACCTCACTTTCGGATGGGTCCTACTTCGGTGAGATCTGTCTGCTGACCAATGCGCGTCGTGTGGCCAGCGTGCGAGCCGAAACCTATTGCAATCTATTCTCGTTGAGCGTGGATCATTTCAATTGCGTTCTGGATCAGTATCCGCTGATGCGCAAGACCATGGAGACTGTGGCCGCCGAGCGGTTAAACAAGATCGGCAAGAATCCAAACATAATGCATCAGAAGGACGAGCAGCTGAGCAATCCGGAGTCGAACACGATTACGGCTGTGGTTAATGCCCTGGCTGCCGAGGCGGATGACTGCAAAGATGA TGACATGGATCTCAAGGAGAATTTACTGCATGGGTCAGAGTCGAGCATTGCTGAGCCGGTGCAGACGATACGTGAGGGTCTCCCGAGGCCACGGAGCGGGGAGTTCCGTGCCTTGTTCGAGGGTAACACTCCATGA